A genomic region of Candidatus Neomarinimicrobiota bacterium contains the following coding sequences:
- the glnA gene encoding type I glutamate--ammonia ligase, protein MKPVKDGGVAASQDGPQTPASILHRVVDEGIENIDYRFIDIQGTWHHFTTPVGQLSRSVFVDGVGFDGSSIRTWKEIHESDMLVLPDPKTARIDPFFKHKTLVMICDIIDTVTREVYHRDPRTVAKKCIDYLRSTGIGDQAYFGPEAEFFVFDEIRFSNPTDGSGAAYTINSSEAHWNSGKESDLGNLAFKIRAKGGYFPTPPADTLQDYRADVAQTLEAMGIEVEALHHEVASAGQCEIDMRFQSLVDMADNLQWFKYVVKNTARAYGKTATFMPKPVFNDNGSGMHVHISIWMGETNLFAGDVYGGLSDLALHFVGGLVKHARALIAITNPTTNSYKRLVPGFEAPVNMAYSARNRSAAIRIPTYSSNPQTKRIEFRTPDNSCNAYLGFAALIMAGLDGIQNKIDPGKPFDQDIFFTSARDLEGVVTAPMSLDSALDALEADNAWLLKGDVFTADLIETFIDYKRREEVDMMRQRPHPFEFELYHDC, encoded by the coding sequence ATGAAACCGGTCAAAGACGGCGGCGTCGCCGCCTCTCAGGATGGGCCCCAGACACCCGCCAGCATCCTGCATCGTGTGGTGGACGAGGGCATTGAAAATATTGACTATCGCTTCATCGATATCCAGGGCACCTGGCACCATTTCACCACCCCCGTGGGCCAGCTCAGCAGGTCGGTTTTTGTCGATGGCGTGGGCTTTGACGGCTCCTCCATCCGCACCTGGAAAGAGATCCACGAGAGCGACATGCTGGTGTTGCCCGATCCCAAGACCGCCCGCATCGACCCCTTCTTCAAGCATAAGACCCTGGTGATGATCTGCGACATCATTGATACCGTGACCCGGGAGGTCTACCATCGCGATCCCCGCACCGTGGCCAAGAAATGCATCGACTACCTACGCTCCACCGGCATCGGCGACCAGGCCTATTTTGGCCCGGAGGCCGAGTTCTTCGTCTTTGATGAGATTCGCTTTTCCAACCCCACCGACGGCTCCGGCGCGGCTTACACCATCAACTCCAGCGAGGCCCACTGGAACAGCGGCAAGGAGTCCGATCTGGGCAACCTGGCCTTCAAGATTCGCGCCAAAGGGGGCTATTTCCCCACACCGCCCGCTGATACGCTGCAGGACTATCGTGCCGATGTGGCCCAAACCCTGGAGGCTATGGGTATCGAAGTGGAGGCCCTGCACCACGAAGTGGCCTCTGCCGGTCAGTGCGAGATCGACATGCGCTTTCAGTCCCTCGTCGACATGGCCGACAACCTGCAGTGGTTCAAGTACGTCGTCAAGAACACCGCCCGCGCCTACGGCAAGACAGCCACCTTTATGCCCAAGCCCGTGTTCAACGACAACGGCTCGGGCATGCACGTCCATATCTCCATCTGGATGGGCGAGACCAATCTGTTTGCCGGCGACGTCTACGGCGGTCTGTCGGACCTGGCCCTGCACTTTGTGGGTGGACTGGTGAAGCACGCCCGGGCGCTGATTGCCATCACCAACCCCACCACCAACAGTTACAAGCGGCTGGTGCCCGGATTCGAGGCGCCGGTGAATATGGCCTATTCGGCGCGCAACCGCTCCGCGGCCATCCGCATCCCCACCTACTCCAGCAACCCCCAGACCAAGCGCATTGAGTTCCGCACACCCGATAATTCGTGCAACGCCTACCTGGGCTTCGCGGCGCTGATCATGGCCGGCCTGGACGGCATCCAAAACAAGATCGATCCCGGCAAGCCCTTCGATCAGGACATTTTCTTCACCTCCGCCCGGGACTTGGAGGGCGTCGTCACCGCCCCTATGAGCCTGGACAGCGCCCTGGACGCGCTGGAGGCCGACAACGCGTGGTTGCTTAAGGGCGATGTCTTCACGGCCGACCTCATCGAGACTTTCATTGATTACAAGCGGCGGGAGGAGGTGGACATGATGCGCCAGCGGCCACACCCCTTCGAATTCGAACTCTACCACGACTGCTGA